A region from the Rhinoderma darwinii isolate aRhiDar2 chromosome 2, aRhiDar2.hap1, whole genome shotgun sequence genome encodes:
- the TMTC4 gene encoding protein O-mannosyl-transferase TMTC4 isoform X3, which translates to MHIIFVYGTLKKGQPNANVMTDPKHGKAVFKGTGRTIDKYPLVIAQEANIPFLMNVPGTGHHIAGEIYSVDDQMLQFLDEFESCPDMYQRTIKRIEIVEWGGKDDSPEERAAANAIECFVYSTTSYQPEWLNLPHFDCYDSFGTHGLPYVNHLDR; encoded by the coding sequence ATGCATATCATCTTTGTATATGGAACTCTTAAGAAGGGACAGCCAAACGCGAACGTCATGACCGATCCAAAGCATGGTAAAGCAGTATTTAAAGGCACAGGAAGAACAATAGACAAGTATCCACTGGTGATAGCTCAAGAAGCCAATATCCCATTCCTCATGAATGTCCCAGGAACCGGCCACCATATTGCTGGAGAGATATATTCGGTTGATGACCAGATGCTGCAATTCCTGGATGAATTTGAAAGCTGTCCAGACATGTACCAACGCACTATTAAGAGGATTGAGATTGTGGAGTGGGGAGGTAAAGATGATTCACCTGAGGAGAGAGCAGCTGCCAACGCCATAGAGTGTTTTGTCTACAGCACTACAAGCTACCAGCCGGAGTGGCTGAATCTACCGCACTTTGACTGCTATGATTCCTTTGGGACACATGGCCTTCCGTATGTTAATCATCTGGACAGATAA
- the TMTC4 gene encoding protein O-mannosyl-transferase TMTC4 isoform X2 has product MAGESMHIIFVYGTLKKGQPNANVMTDPKHGKAVFKGTGRTIDKYPLVIAQEANIPFLMNVPGTGHHIAGEIYSVDDQMLQFLDEFESCPDMYQRTIKRIEIVEWGGKDDSPEERAAANAIECFVYSTTSYQPEWLNLPHFDCYDSFGTHGLPYVNHLDR; this is encoded by the coding sequence GGGAAAGTATGCATATCATCTTTGTATATGGAACTCTTAAGAAGGGACAGCCAAACGCGAACGTCATGACCGATCCAAAGCATGGTAAAGCAGTATTTAAAGGCACAGGAAGAACAATAGACAAGTATCCACTGGTGATAGCTCAAGAAGCCAATATCCCATTCCTCATGAATGTCCCAGGAACCGGCCACCATATTGCTGGAGAGATATATTCGGTTGATGACCAGATGCTGCAATTCCTGGATGAATTTGAAAGCTGTCCAGACATGTACCAACGCACTATTAAGAGGATTGAGATTGTGGAGTGGGGAGGTAAAGATGATTCACCTGAGGAGAGAGCAGCTGCCAACGCCATAGAGTGTTTTGTCTACAGCACTACAAGCTACCAGCCGGAGTGGCTGAATCTACCGCACTTTGACTGCTATGATTCCTTTGGGACACATGGCCTTCCGTATGTTAATCATCTGGACAGATAA